Proteins encoded within one genomic window of Humulus lupulus chromosome 1, drHumLupu1.1, whole genome shotgun sequence:
- the LOC133812600 gene encoding uncharacterized protein LOC133812600, whose protein sequence is MNRGHTTPTSKESLRQIHTHFHPPFINLPHIACSPFITHAHMRKLCPNIDRDDGLETVLEVPIPEEMFKSMGNNSNVRFQNMLTWMKAQTSDKWSAPIIAGRLNELRFLLYLVGSPLIPLQVQLGHSVHRPVKDCSIQASTAKYIVQQYVAATGGQPALNSVNSMCVTGAVKISASEFQQSDGSVVVDVKKCTEELGGFVLWQKNPDLWCIEILVSGCKVVCGSNGKLSWRHSSNQQTPISKGPPRPLRRFLQGLDPRATTSLFLDAMCIGEKIIDEEDCFILKLETSPAIREAQSGPNYEIIHHTIWGYFSQRSGLLIQFEDSRLLRMTNKGDDDVFWETSTESVMGDYKYVDGVNIAHSGKTRVTVIRYGEQSANHKREMEETWKIDEVNFNVWGLTMESFLPPSDSQRRR, encoded by the exons ATGAATCGTGGTCACACAACACCTACAAGCAAGGAGAGCCTTAGGCAAATTCACACCCATTTCCACCCTCCTTTTATTAATCTCCCCCACATTGCATGCTCTCCTTTTATTACACACGCACACATGAGGAAGCTATGCCCTAACATTGACAGGGACGATGGACTCGAGACGGTTCTCGAGGTTCCCATACCCGAAGAAATGTTCAAAAGCATGGGGAACAACTCCAACGTAAGGTTTCAAAACATGTTAACCTGGATGAAGGCTCAAACTTCCGATAAATGGTCGGCGCCGATCATCGCCGGTCGCCTTAACGAGCTACGCTTCCTTCTCTACCTCGTCGGATCTCCTCTCATCCCTCTTCAGGTCCAATTAGGCCACTCCGTTCACCGCCCAGTCAAAGACTGTTCCATT CAAGCTTCGACGGCAAAATATATAGTTCAACAATATGTGGCGGCGACGGGAGGACAACCGGCGTTGAACTCGGTGAATAGCATGTGCGTGACGGGGGCGGTGAAGATCAGTGCGTCGGAGTTTCAGCAAAGCGATGGGAGCGTCGTCGTAGATGTTAAGAAATGCACTGAAGAGCTTGGTGGGTTCGTGCTTTGGCAAAAGAATCCTGATTTGTGGTGTATTGAGATTCTTGTCTCCGGTTGCAAAGTTGTTTGTGGTAGCAATGGCAAGCTTTCATGGCGTCACTCCTCTAATCAACAAACTCCCATCTCCAAAGGCCCTCCACGCCCCTTACGCAGATTTCTTCAG GGTTTGGATCCAAGAGCCACAACCAGTTTATTTTTAGATGCAATGTGTATCGGAGAGAAAATAATAGACGAAGAAGACTGTTTCATACTGAAACTAGAAACGAGCCCAGCAATTCGTGAGGCCCAAAGTGGCCCAAATTATGAGATCATTCACCACACAATTTGGGGTTACTTTAGCCAACGATCGGGCCTGTTGATACAGTTTGAGGACTCTAGGCTACTCAGGATGACCAACAAAGGAGACGACGACGTTTTCTGGGAAACCAGTACGGAGTCGGTAATGGGAGATTACAAGTACGTTGACGGAGTCAATATAGCTCATAGTGGCAAGACACGTGTCACCGTGATTAGATATGGAGAGCAGTCCGCCAATCACAAGAGGGAGATGGAAGAGACTTGGAAAATCGACGAAGTCAACTTTAATGTTTGGGGTTTGACCATGGAAAGCTTTTTGCCTCCCTCTGACTCTCAACGACGTCGTTAA